A region of Halococcus sediminicola DNA encodes the following proteins:
- a CDS encoding methylenetetrahydrofolate reductase, giving the protein MVAVTRPPASADGVAQLLAEPRFELMPFDSFAGEMDHLPEGATIAITTSPQLRLDATVEWAEKAAERGFDVSPHVAARYVRDEDHLDDIARRLTAAGVTDIFVPGGDREEPIGEFDSAYALLDALSELDHEFDEVGITGYPEGHEFLDDATLADAMQRKAPYATYIVTQLCYDPETVVEWVEDVRDRGVDLPVEVGIPGVMKYEKLLGISRKVGVGDSVKFLQKTTGLLGFVRELVGSRGKYTPDDLVEGLAPYADDPHYDIRGLHVYTFNRTADTESWRYGVFDE; this is encoded by the coding sequence ATCGTGGCGGTGACGCGCCCGCCCGCGAGCGCCGACGGAGTCGCGCAACTGCTCGCCGAGCCACGGTTCGAGTTGATGCCGTTCGACAGCTTCGCGGGCGAGATGGACCACCTCCCCGAGGGCGCGACCATTGCCATCACGACCTCGCCGCAGCTGAGGCTGGATGCCACCGTCGAGTGGGCCGAGAAGGCAGCCGAACGGGGGTTCGACGTCAGCCCGCACGTTGCCGCGCGGTACGTCCGCGACGAGGACCATCTGGACGACATCGCCCGTCGACTGACCGCCGCCGGCGTCACCGACATCTTCGTCCCGGGCGGCGACCGCGAGGAACCTATCGGTGAGTTCGACTCGGCGTACGCGCTCCTCGATGCGCTCTCGGAACTCGATCACGAGTTCGACGAGGTGGGCATCACGGGCTATCCCGAGGGCCACGAGTTCCTCGACGACGCGACGCTCGCCGACGCCATGCAGCGGAAAGCACCCTACGCGACCTACATCGTCACCCAGCTCTGCTACGACCCCGAGACCGTCGTCGAGTGGGTCGAGGACGTCAGAGACAGGGGTGTCGACCTCCCCGTCGAAGTCGGGATTCCGGGCGTGATGAAGTACGAGAAACTGCTGGGTATCTCGCGGAAGGTCGGCGTCGGCGACTCGGTGAAGTTCCTCCAGAAGACCACCGGATTGTTGGGATTCGTCCGCGAACTCGTCGGCTCGCGCGGGAAATACACCCCCGACGACCTCGTCGAAGGTCTCGCGCCGTACGCCGACGACCCTCACTACGACATCCGGGGGCTGCACGTCTACACGTTCAACCGGACCGCAGACACCGAATCGTGGCGCTACGGCGTGTTCGACGAGTAA
- a CDS encoding BCCT family transporter: MADPEHDDATGEMSEGLQVELFHPDSDREPGDTNYQGYGFDIHPVVFPVALALIALFVAATVLLGDQATAIYTDIFNAINAYFGWFYILAINVFIVTVLYFALGKFGKIRIGGVEAETEFSTFSWMAMLFSAGMGIGLMFFSVAEPMTFFDEVPPYFAGSAQANTAAAAGPALAQTFFHWGIHPWVVYALVGLGLAFFSFNRGLPLTFRSIFWPLLGERIYGWPGHVIDLVTVFATLFGLSTSLGLGVAQVNQGLNVVAGQLFGASVPVEPWMQVALIAAITLVATASVAAGLDGGVKRLSTLNLYLMFAMLGFLLIVGPSLYVLDGLVGGLGTYLVNLPGLSLFTAGFTAGEGAKDFLGSWTIFYWGWWISWSPFVGMFIARISKGRTIRQFVLGVLVLPSLFSFVWLATFGGSALSAQLGGAGILASLSNQGQTIAMFSMLSQYPLGALSSILATLLVITFFVTSSDSGSLVVDHLTSGGKHDVPRTQRIFWALVEGLVAALLLLGGGLDALRTASVSTGLPFAVVLLLMCYTVYLGLRNEYEILESEEFREHIEEISDRDEVAVTSAGGDVVTDISEGGDTTTDD; encoded by the coding sequence ATGGCTGACCCCGAACACGACGACGCGACGGGCGAGATGTCCGAGGGGCTACAAGTAGAACTGTTCCATCCCGACTCCGACCGGGAGCCGGGTGACACGAACTACCAGGGCTACGGCTTCGATATCCATCCCGTCGTCTTTCCGGTCGCGCTGGCGCTCATCGCGCTGTTCGTCGCGGCGACCGTCCTGCTCGGCGATCAGGCCACCGCCATCTATACCGACATCTTCAACGCCATCAACGCCTACTTCGGCTGGTTTTACATCCTCGCCATAAACGTCTTCATCGTCACCGTCCTCTACTTCGCGCTCGGGAAGTTCGGCAAGATCAGGATCGGCGGCGTCGAGGCCGAGACGGAGTTCAGCACCTTCTCGTGGATGGCGATGCTGTTCAGCGCCGGCATGGGCATCGGCCTCATGTTCTTCAGCGTCGCCGAACCGATGACGTTCTTCGACGAGGTTCCCCCCTACTTCGCGGGCAGCGCACAGGCCAACACCGCCGCCGCGGCCGGGCCGGCGCTCGCACAGACCTTCTTCCACTGGGGCATCCACCCGTGGGTCGTCTACGCGCTGGTCGGTCTCGGTCTCGCCTTCTTCTCGTTCAATCGGGGCCTCCCGCTCACCTTCCGATCCATCTTCTGGCCGCTGCTCGGCGAGCGCATCTACGGCTGGCCCGGCCACGTCATCGACCTTGTCACTGTGTTCGCCACCCTCTTCGGACTCTCGACCTCGCTCGGTCTCGGCGTCGCACAGGTCAATCAGGGTCTCAATGTCGTGGCCGGCCAACTGTTCGGTGCGAGCGTCCCGGTCGAGCCGTGGATGCAGGTCGCGCTCATCGCCGCTATCACGCTCGTCGCCACCGCGTCGGTGGCGGCGGGTCTCGACGGCGGCGTCAAGCGCCTGAGCACGCTCAACCTCTATCTCATGTTCGCCATGCTCGGCTTCCTGCTGATCGTCGGCCCGAGCCTGTACGTTCTCGACGGACTCGTTGGCGGTCTCGGCACCTACCTCGTCAACCTGCCCGGCCTGAGCCTCTTCACCGCCGGGTTCACTGCCGGCGAGGGGGCGAAGGACTTCCTCGGTAGCTGGACCATCTTCTACTGGGGCTGGTGGATATCGTGGTCGCCGTTCGTCGGGATGTTCATCGCGCGTATCTCGAAGGGCCGCACGATCAGACAGTTCGTCCTCGGCGTGCTCGTCCTCCCGTCGCTGTTTTCCTTCGTCTGGCTCGCCACGTTCGGCGGGTCGGCGCTGTCGGCCCAACTCGGCGGTGCCGGCATCCTCGCGTCGCTCTCGAATCAGGGCCAGACCATCGCCATGTTCTCGATGCTGTCACAGTACCCCCTCGGAGCGCTCTCGTCGATCCTCGCGACGCTGCTCGTGATAACCTTCTTCGTCACCTCCTCGGACTCGGGGTCGCTGGTGGTCGACCACCTGACCTCCGGCGGGAAACACGACGTCCCGAGAACGCAGCGGATCTTCTGGGCGCTCGTCGAAGGGCTGGTCGCAGCACTACTGCTCCTCGGCGGCGGTCTCGACGCCCTGCGGACGGCCTCGGTCTCGACCGGGCTTCCCTTCGCGGTCGTCCTGCTGTTGATGTGTTACACCGTCTATCTCGGGCTTCGCAACGAGTACGAGATCCTCGAATCCGAGGAGTTCAGAGAGCACATCGAGGAGATCAGCGACCGCGACGAGGTCGCCGTGACCTCCGCCGGCGGCGACGTCGTGACCGACATCTCCGAAGGCGGCGACACGACGACGGACGACTGA
- a CDS encoding universal stress protein: MYDRILIPTDGSDEARKAAEHGIELAGALGGTVHTLYVMDLPGVPRALSLRDDEEAVREEYEQYGERVTGDVRDMATEAGVECVADIRSGTPHEEIVKYAANEEVDVIVMGTGYQGRFGALLGTIAEKVVRTATVPVISTKMSERESRP, encoded by the coding sequence ATGTACGACCGGATTCTCATTCCGACCGATGGCAGCGACGAGGCCAGAAAAGCCGCCGAACACGGTATCGAACTCGCGGGTGCGCTCGGGGGGACGGTCCACACGCTGTACGTCATGGACCTGCCGGGTGTTCCCCGCGCCCTCTCGCTCAGGGACGACGAGGAGGCGGTCCGCGAGGAGTACGAACAGTACGGCGAGCGTGTCACCGGCGACGTCCGCGACATGGCGACCGAGGCCGGTGTCGAGTGTGTCGCCGACATCCGGAGCGGAACACCGCACGAGGAGATCGTCAAATACGCCGCCAACGAGGAGGTCGACGTCATCGTGATGGGCACGGGCTATCAGGGCCGCTTCGGCGCGCTGCTCGGCACCATCGCCGAGAAGGTCGTCCGAACGGCGACCGTGCCGGTGATCTCGACCAAGATGAGCGAACGCGAATCGCGACCGTAG
- a CDS encoding cupin domain-containing protein: MSDDFAIVHYTDRETEPFNESAVEHVKLTAPLGATEMRVNAVSLDPGEVLDPHAHERQEEIYVAVTDGQVEIEGTVHDVPTGGVVRLGPDPVRGLCNDTDETHVWILLGAPPVGTVENFGEYVLPDETDG, from the coding sequence ATGAGCGACGACTTCGCCATCGTCCACTACACCGACCGAGAGACCGAGCCGTTCAACGAATCGGCGGTCGAACACGTGAAACTGACCGCACCGCTCGGGGCGACCGAAATGCGCGTCAACGCCGTCTCGCTCGACCCCGGCGAGGTGCTCGACCCGCACGCCCACGAGCGCCAAGAGGAGATTTACGTCGCGGTGACCGACGGACAGGTCGAAATCGAGGGCACGGTCCACGACGTTCCGACCGGTGGCGTCGTCCGTCTCGGTCCCGACCCGGTTCGGGGATTGTGCAACGACACCGACGAGACACACGTCTGGATACTGCTCGGCGCGCCGCCGGTCGGCACAGTCGAGAACTTCGGCGAATACGTGCTGCCCGACGAAACCGATGGATGA
- a CDS encoding formate--tetrahydrofolate ligase, with product MSSEEEDLPTDYEIAQEVDTDHITEVVEPLGLTRDDLELHGDDTAKLTFDAIERLRESDRENGDLILVTGMTPTPMGEGKTVTTVGLSQAFNRLDENALAAIREPSLGPVFGVKGGAAGGGYSQVLPMEDINLHFTGDLHALTSAHNLISTMLDNHIKQGNELEIAVNWVRWPRAIDMNDRVLRETVVGLGGEVTGVPREDGFILTAASELMAVLCLADDLADLKERVSRIIVAYDDDGNPITADDIEATGAVTILLKDALKPNIVQTVEGTPAFVHGGPFANIAHGTNSLIADDAARKLSDYLVTEAGFGSDLGAEKFMDVVCRLGDMEPAAVTLVASIRALKYHGKDMWPADLDALDDPDPEAVRGGLENLDAHVENLRGFGVPVVVALNRFPGDTDAEVQAVLDHCRDELGVAVAESTVFEEGGAGGTDLAEKLMAAIETNDETFDYLYEADAPIREKIETIATEIYGAESVSFQSSARDDIERMESLGFDDVPIVISKTFHSLSDDAEKKGVPTGWELEIQKIYPSAGAGFLVALTSDVLTLPGLPADPAAAGMDIDSDGTVSGLF from the coding sequence ATGTCCTCCGAAGAGGAAGACCTACCGACGGACTACGAGATCGCCCAGGAGGTCGACACCGACCACATCACCGAGGTCGTCGAGCCGCTCGGACTCACACGCGACGACCTCGAACTCCACGGCGACGACACGGCGAAACTCACGTTCGACGCCATCGAGCGCCTGCGCGAGTCCGACCGCGAGAACGGCGATCTGATTCTCGTCACCGGCATGACGCCGACGCCGATGGGCGAGGGCAAGACCGTCACTACCGTCGGGCTGAGTCAGGCGTTCAATCGACTCGACGAGAACGCGCTGGCGGCCATCCGCGAGCCCTCGCTCGGCCCGGTCTTCGGCGTCAAAGGTGGGGCCGCCGGCGGCGGCTACTCCCAGGTACTGCCGATGGAGGACATCAACCTCCACTTTACTGGTGACCTCCACGCGCTCACGTCGGCACACAACCTGATCTCGACGATGCTCGACAACCACATCAAACAGGGTAACGAACTGGAGATCGCCGTCAACTGGGTCCGGTGGCCCCGCGCCATCGACATGAACGACCGCGTGCTCCGCGAGACGGTCGTGGGGCTGGGTGGGGAGGTCACGGGCGTCCCGCGCGAGGACGGGTTCATCCTCACGGCGGCCTCCGAGCTGATGGCCGTGCTCTGTCTCGCCGACGACCTCGCCGATCTGAAAGAGCGCGTTTCGCGCATCATCGTCGCGTACGACGACGACGGAAATCCTATCACCGCCGACGACATCGAGGCGACGGGAGCGGTCACCATCCTGCTCAAGGACGCCCTGAAACCCAACATCGTTCAGACCGTGGAGGGAACGCCGGCGTTCGTCCACGGTGGTCCGTTCGCCAACATCGCCCACGGGACGAACTCGCTGATCGCCGACGACGCGGCCCGAAAGCTCTCGGACTACCTCGTCACCGAGGCGGGCTTCGGCTCGGATCTGGGGGCCGAGAAGTTCATGGACGTCGTCTGCCGGTTGGGAGACATGGAGCCGGCGGCGGTGACGCTCGTCGCGTCGATTCGCGCGCTCAAATACCACGGGAAAGACATGTGGCCCGCCGACCTCGACGCACTCGACGACCCGGATCCCGAGGCAGTCCGAGGCGGACTCGAAAACCTCGATGCCCACGTCGAGAATCTCAGGGGATTCGGCGTGCCGGTCGTGGTGGCGCTCAACCGCTTCCCCGGCGACACCGACGCGGAGGTTCAAGCCGTGCTGGACCACTGCCGGGACGAGTTGGGGGTCGCGGTCGCCGAATCGACGGTGTTCGAGGAGGGCGGCGCTGGCGGGACCGACCTCGCCGAGAAGCTCATGGCCGCCATCGAAACGAACGACGAGACGTTCGACTACCTCTACGAGGCTGACGCCCCGATTCGGGAGAAAATCGAGACCATCGCCACCGAGATCTACGGCGCGGAGTCAGTTTCCTTCCAGAGCAGTGCGCGCGACGACATCGAACGGATGGAGTCGCTCGGCTTCGACGACGTGCCCATCGTCATCTCGAAGACGTTCCATTCCCTCAGCGACGATGCCGAGAAGAAGGGTGTGCCCACCGGCTGGGAACTCGAAATCCAGAAGATCTATCCGTCGGCCGGCGCGGGCTTTCTCGTCGCGCTCACCAGCGACGTGCTCACGTTACCAGGACTACCGGCAGACCCCGCCGCCGCCGGCATGGACATCGATTCCGACGGGACGGTCTCGGGACTGTTCTGA
- a CDS encoding GcvT family protein, producing MSTGITPPESAGTVVVGAGCVGCSAAYHLAEQGREDVVVLDRGPLFETGGSTSHAPGLVYQTNGGKLMTELAAYTRDLYYDLDSYRMAGGIEVAYTEDRWKFLKRKYEWGQSYGLDGGELLSPAEVEVRVPQIDSTVIHGGYYLPTDGKAHAVDASRKMAERAQEAGHEFYGDTLVTDVETSDGTVQAVVTENGRIECDELLVATNIWGPLFGDMVGTDIPLVPCSHQYLVSEPLDELAGAEREIEQPLLRHQDYSEYFRQHGDSYGVGSYNHEPLLVAPEDIYGPEKLDDLGLEYPSLREFAAEHFYENTHLDHDKSAYDAARELIPAFDGVEWETEMNGMFCFTPDGMPILGPDEETDGLWWSLAIWVTQSGGVGSVIAEWMDEGVPRLDGERVNADPAHISRFQPHSGSREFTYGRGAQQYQEVYQLIHPREQPADQRALRRSPFYDRQDDLGAEFYDTNGWEVPQWYETNESLLSEYKVPDRPDWLARNWSKAQGVEHQAVRDRVAMFDMTTFTGIEVSGEGTMEFLQRLLTNDMDCPAGRMRYAAMLNEDGGILADLTVARLDEDRYLLTTGGGNSATLHSRWIREHAPESLSITVHDSSRSGIGVWGPEARKLLGPLVEVDLSNDEFPFYAVRETYLESLPVTMLRLSYAGELGWEIYTPTEYGARLWDTVWEAGQEHGIVPMGWEALASTSLEKGYRLWGTDITPEYTPDEAGIGFAVDTDTEFIGKEALLAAREAGVDRKLTPLTLDGSGMVVDSGHPVLDDEDVVGYGCRAGYGYSIDAGIVYSYLPTEYAEAGTSLDVRYEGERYAATVRDEPLFDPEMERMRQ from the coding sequence ATGAGCACAGGGATCACACCACCGGAGAGCGCGGGGACCGTCGTCGTCGGCGCGGGCTGTGTCGGCTGTTCGGCGGCCTACCACCTCGCCGAGCAGGGCCGCGAGGACGTCGTCGTCCTGGATCGGGGGCCACTGTTCGAGACGGGTGGCTCGACTTCGCACGCACCCGGACTCGTCTATCAGACCAACGGCGGCAAGCTGATGACGGAACTGGCCGCGTACACGCGCGACCTCTACTACGACCTCGACAGCTATCGCATGGCGGGCGGCATCGAGGTTGCCTATACCGAGGACCGCTGGAAGTTCCTCAAACGAAAGTACGAGTGGGGCCAGTCCTACGGGCTCGACGGCGGCGAACTGCTCTCGCCCGCGGAGGTCGAAGTGCGCGTCCCGCAGATCGATTCGACCGTGATCCACGGGGGCTACTACCTCCCGACCGACGGCAAAGCCCACGCGGTCGACGCCTCGCGGAAGATGGCCGAACGCGCCCAGGAGGCGGGCCACGAGTTCTACGGTGACACGCTCGTCACGGACGTCGAGACGAGCGACGGGACGGTCCAGGCGGTCGTCACCGAGAACGGCCGGATCGAATGCGACGAACTGCTGGTGGCGACGAACATCTGGGGGCCGCTCTTTGGCGACATGGTAGGCACGGACATCCCATTGGTTCCCTGTTCGCATCAGTATCTCGTGAGCGAACCGCTCGACGAGTTGGCGGGAGCCGAGCGCGAGATCGAACAGCCCCTCCTCCGCCACCAAGATTACTCGGAGTACTTCCGCCAGCACGGCGACTCCTATGGAGTAGGGTCGTACAACCACGAACCACTGCTCGTCGCTCCCGAGGACATCTACGGGCCCGAAAAACTGGACGACCTCGGGCTCGAATATCCCTCGCTCCGTGAGTTCGCCGCCGAGCATTTCTACGAAAATACCCATCTCGACCACGACAAGAGCGCGTACGACGCCGCACGCGAACTGATTCCGGCGTTCGACGGCGTCGAATGGGAGACCGAGATGAACGGGATGTTCTGCTTCACCCCCGACGGAATGCCGATTCTCGGTCCCGACGAGGAGACGGATGGACTCTGGTGGTCGCTCGCTATCTGGGTCACCCAGTCGGGTGGCGTTGGCAGTGTCATCGCGGAGTGGATGGACGAAGGTGTGCCACGCCTCGACGGCGAGCGCGTCAACGCCGACCCCGCCCACATCAGTCGGTTCCAGCCCCATTCGGGGAGTCGGGAGTTCACGTACGGTCGGGGTGCCCAGCAGTATCAAGAGGTCTATCAGCTGATCCATCCGCGCGAGCAGCCCGCAGACCAGCGCGCGCTCCGACGAAGTCCCTTCTACGACCGTCAGGACGACCTCGGCGCGGAGTTCTACGACACCAATGGCTGGGAGGTCCCTCAGTGGTACGAGACGAACGAGTCCCTGCTCTCCGAGTACAAAGTGCCCGACAGACCCGACTGGCTCGCGCGCAACTGGTCGAAAGCGCAGGGTGTCGAACATCAGGCCGTCCGGGATCGGGTGGCGATGTTCGACATGACGACGTTCACCGGCATCGAAGTCAGCGGCGAGGGAACGATGGAGTTCCTCCAACGATTGCTGACAAACGACATGGACTGTCCGGCCGGGCGGATGCGGTACGCGGCGATGCTGAACGAAGACGGCGGAATCCTCGCGGATCTGACCGTCGCACGGCTCGACGAAGATCGGTATCTGCTGACGACCGGCGGCGGCAACTCCGCGACGCTCCACTCGCGGTGGATCCGCGAGCACGCACCCGAGTCGCTCTCGATCACCGTCCACGATTCGAGCCGCTCCGGGATAGGGGTCTGGGGACCCGAAGCACGGAAGCTGCTCGGGCCGCTCGTCGAGGTGGATCTCTCGAACGATGAATTTCCGTTCTACGCGGTACGCGAGACCTATCTGGAGAGCCTGCCGGTGACGATGCTTCGACTCTCCTACGCCGGCGAACTCGGTTGGGAGATCTACACACCCACCGAGTACGGCGCGCGGCTCTGGGACACCGTCTGGGAGGCGGGCCAAGAGCACGGGATCGTCCCGATGGGCTGGGAAGCACTCGCATCGACCAGCCTGGAGAAGGGCTATCGGCTTTGGGGCACGGATATAACGCCCGAATACACGCCCGACGAGGCCGGAATCGGCTTCGCGGTCGATACAGATACCGAGTTCATCGGGAAGGAGGCGCTGCTCGCGGCGCGCGAGGCGGGCGTCGACCGAAAGCTTACTCCGCTCACGCTCGATGGATCGGGAATGGTCGTTGATTCGGGTCATCCGGTCCTCGACGACGAGGACGTGGTCGGCTACGGCTGTCGCGCCGGCTACGGCTACAGCATCGACGCGGGCATCGTCTACTCGTACCTGCCGACCGAGTACGCGGAGGCGGGCACGTCGCTCGACGTACGCTACGAGGGCGAGCGCTACGCCGCGACGGTGCGCGACGAGCCGCTGTTCGACCCCGAAATGGAACGGATGCGTCAGTGA
- a CDS encoding glycine cleavage T C-terminal barrel domain-containing protein, which translates to MSENEPPRTDGAEHPNHPNVDQSDRTVPRNLRQSGDPGIEMLVSTRVRKSPFFHKSFDEEGAWRATVYNRLYHPRGLVEPEDGGAMAEYEALTERVTLWDVAVERQIRVQGPDAEAFVNRVITRDATDIEVMHGKYVILCNEEGGILNDPVLLRPGADEFWFSISDSTLMQWLQGVNVGENFEVGIDEIDVAPMQIQGPLSEDVMVDVVGEAVSEVPYYGLMEAEVDGCDVLVSQTGFSGEKGFEIYVKDAMENAEAVWDPVLESVKDHGGMQIAPGHHRRIAAGILSWGQDMDHETSPFQVNLGYQVPDETDVDYVGKEALEHQQEQIENGEYPFTHKLVGLKMAGEPIRDYAPDFWLVSDPETGEECGYVTSPWYSPELETNIALAHVPAAKLRDLDAPLDDSIYDADADIEFAVHLPDEYAEEPGEPVYATVSEVPFQESVNPSAREQAKLNASRVDE; encoded by the coding sequence ATGTCCGAGAACGAGCCACCGAGAACGGACGGAGCGGAGCATCCGAACCATCCGAACGTCGATCAGTCGGATCGAACGGTACCACGGAACCTGCGTCAGTCGGGCGACCCCGGCATCGAGATGCTGGTCTCGACGCGGGTCCGCAAGTCGCCCTTCTTCCACAAGTCCTTCGACGAGGAGGGTGCGTGGCGCGCGACGGTCTACAACCGTCTCTACCATCCCCGAGGACTTGTCGAACCGGAAGACGGCGGCGCGATGGCCGAGTACGAGGCGCTGACCGAGCGCGTCACGCTGTGGGACGTCGCTGTCGAGCGCCAGATCCGCGTGCAGGGTCCCGACGCCGAGGCGTTCGTCAACCGCGTCATCACCCGCGACGCGACCGACATCGAGGTCATGCACGGCAAGTACGTCATCCTCTGTAACGAGGAGGGCGGCATCCTGAACGATCCCGTCCTGTTGCGGCCCGGCGCGGACGAATTCTGGTTTTCGATCTCCGATTCCACCCTCATGCAGTGGCTGCAGGGCGTGAACGTCGGCGAGAATTTCGAGGTGGGAATCGACGAGATCGACGTCGCGCCGATGCAGATCCAGGGGCCGCTCTCCGAGGACGTGATGGTCGACGTCGTCGGCGAGGCGGTCTCGGAAGTGCCCTACTACGGGCTGATGGAGGCCGAAGTCGACGGCTGTGACGTGCTCGTGAGCCAGACGGGCTTTTCGGGCGAGAAGGGCTTCGAGATCTACGTCAAGGATGCAATGGAAAACGCCGAGGCCGTCTGGGACCCGGTGCTCGAAAGCGTCAAGGACCACGGCGGGATGCAGATCGCGCCCGGTCACCACCGGCGGATCGCAGCGGGCATCCTCTCGTGGGGTCAGGACATGGACCACGAGACCTCGCCGTTCCAGGTCAACCTCGGCTATCAGGTGCCCGACGAGACCGACGTCGACTACGTCGGGAAGGAAGCGCTCGAACATCAGCAGGAGCAGATCGAGAACGGCGAGTACCCGTTCACGCACAAGTTAGTCGGATTGAAGATGGCCGGCGAGCCGATCCGTGACTACGCACCCGACTTCTGGCTCGTCTCGGACCCCGAGACGGGCGAGGAGTGTGGTTACGTCACTTCGCCGTGGTACAGCCCCGAACTGGAAACCAACATCGCGCTCGCGCACGTCCCGGCGGCAAAACTGCGCGACCTCGACGCACCGCTCGACGACAGCATCTACGACGCCGACGCCGACATCGAGTTCGCGGTGCATCTCCCCGACGAGTACGCCGAAGAACCCGGCGAACCGGTCTACGCGACCGTCTCCGAGGTGCCGTTCCAGGAGTCAGTGAACCCGAGCGCGCGCGAGCAGGCCAAACTGAACGCCAGTAGAGTCGACGAGTAA
- a CDS encoding bifunctional 5,10-methylenetetrahydrofolate dehydrogenase/5,10-methenyltetrahydrofolate cyclohydrolase, which produces MSRARRLRGQPVAATVREAVRGRIADLDTPPTLATVMMSDDASDERFVALKHDACAEVGIDVVDRRLAPDAPASRLHRTLDELASDSTVDAVFVQVPLPDHVALNEVRRRLDPETDVDCFHPTNLGRLVAGNPRYVPATPAAVGRILAAYDVPVAGREVVVVGRSEAIGKPLANHLLRRGPGGDATVTVCHSRTPDLGRATRRADVLVTACGVPELVTEEMLSPGVVVIDVSANRRTVEGETTVVGDVDHESAAAVAAAITPVPGGIGPVTLAMLTQNVVRAAERRVGT; this is translated from the coding sequence ATGTCGCGCGCCAGACGACTGCGTGGCCAACCGGTCGCGGCCACGGTCCGCGAGGCGGTCCGCGGGCGGATTGCGGATCTCGACACACCGCCGACGCTCGCAACGGTGATGATGAGCGACGATGCGAGTGACGAGCGCTTCGTCGCGTTGAAACACGACGCCTGTGCGGAGGTGGGCATCGACGTCGTGGACCGACGTCTCGCCCCCGACGCGCCCGCATCGCGGCTCCATCGTACGCTGGACGAACTCGCCAGCGACTCAACTGTGGATGCCGTGTTCGTACAGGTCCCGCTGCCCGACCACGTCGCCCTCAACGAGGTGCGGCGACGCCTCGACCCCGAAACGGACGTCGACTGCTTTCATCCCACCAATCTCGGCCGACTCGTCGCGGGGAATCCACGATACGTCCCGGCGACGCCCGCCGCCGTCGGCCGGATACTTGCAGCCTACGACGTTCCGGTCGCGGGGCGCGAAGTCGTCGTCGTCGGGCGCTCCGAAGCCATCGGGAAACCGCTGGCGAACCACCTGCTCCGGAGGGGACCGGGCGGCGACGCCACGGTCACGGTCTGTCACTCCCGCACACCCGATCTCGGTAGGGCGACGCGCCGTGCGGACGTGCTCGTGACCGCCTGCGGCGTGCCAGAACTCGTCACCGAAGAGATGCTCTCACCGGGCGTCGTGGTCATCGACGTGAGCGCGAACCGGCGGACGGTCGAGGGTGAAACGACGGTCGTCGGCGACGTCGACCACGAGAGCGCGGCGGCCGTCGCGGCGGCCATCACGCCCGTGCCGGGCGGTATCGGGCCGGTCACGCTCGCCATGCTGACCCAGAACGTCGTCCGTGCGGCCGAGCGGCGTGTCGGGACCTAA